CTAACAGATACTgagagatgttcaatgagattgatggagattttgacgatgTAGCGATAAGGACTTTCAAGATTGGCCTCCCTACTGAGcacgatttaaggaaatctctgaccaaaaagctTGTAAGGAGTGTACGTtggctcatggatcgcattgatgaGTATAAACGAGTTGAAGAAGATCAGCAGCAAGGTAAGGGAAAAgtgaaggttatccctcaggagaggagggatttcaggtcgaacagacactacaacaacaacaagcccCGAAGAGATTTTGTTAGGCAATCTAATCCTACCACTCATCAGGTGGTTAATACTGTATTTCGAGAACCTGTGCATCAGGTGTTGGAAAAAATCCACAATGAACCATATTTCAAATGGCCCAACAAAATGGCAAGGGGCCCCATGAGGCGTAATCAGAACCTCCATTGCCACTATCATCGAGAaaggggtcataccactgaggatTGTAGGACTCTGTGAaatcatttggagcagttggtgAAGGAGGGAAGGTTAAAGCAATTTTTGTATCGGCCCAATGGGCAAAGAGACCATTCAGGTTCGGTGAACCAGGGGAACACTTCATCAAGGCCTCCTCTAGGTacgatcaatgttatttttgctgctctTGGGAGGACTGGTTCTCGTCCTTCCAGGGTGATGTCTGTAGCACGAATATTTGCTGAGGATTCTAGTTTTAAGCCGAAAAGGACTAAAGGGAATGTCCCACCAATTTTAGGTTTCTCAGAAGAAGACAAGATTGGGACTATCCAACCGCATGACAATGCTTTGGTGGTTAC
This genomic stretch from Castanea sativa cultivar Marrone di Chiusa Pesio chromosome 1, ASM4071231v1 harbors:
- the LOC142608827 gene encoding uncharacterized protein LOC142608827 is translated as MFNEIDGDFDDVAIRTFKIGLPTEHDLRKSLTKKLVRSVRWLMDRIDEYKRVEEDQQQGKGKVKLVKEGRLKQFLYRPNGQRDHSGSVNQGNTSSRPPLGTINVIFAALGRTGSRPSRVMSVARIFAEDSSFKPKRTKGNVPPILGFSEEDKIGTIQPHDNALVVTLRIRGYTVKRVMVDQGSSADIMYPDLFNGLNLKLEDLTSYDSPLISFEGKTVIPKGQIRLHVQSGPEVVKVDFIVVDVYSPYTAIVANLGCIL